The Apis mellifera strain DH4 linkage group LG3, Amel_HAv3.1, whole genome shotgun sequence genome includes the window TTCTAGATCCTTTTGACAACGACCTTGTTCTACTTCTGGATTTTTCCGGAGAATGagatgaagatttttttgaacGTGATGGAGACCTAGATAAGGAACGTTTTGATTCCGAAGAAGACCTTGATCTGCTTAATCTCTTTGACCTCACCGGTGATTTAGGAGATTTTTTGGATCTCGATGGTGATGTTGAAGACCTATGTCTAGGAGATGCTGATTTCTTACTCCTCGAAACAGAACGCGATTTCTTGTCTGTAGAAATGGATCTTGAATGTCGCCGAGGCGATCTGGAAGACCTTTTTTCCAACGATACAGATCTCGTGTACGACTTGGAAGGCGATCTGGAGTAAGATTTATCCCTTGGAGAATGCTTTCTAGAAACAGGGGAACTCTTTTTTGAAGCGGTTGGTGAAACAGATTTTTgcttcgatttattattcgtaatcgGAGGTGGAGATTCACTTGGAGAACGCAATTTTATAGTAGTATCTTTGTGAGAAATAGATACAGGCGGTGAATGTGAAGATGATTTACTTTGTGACGAGTGTTTCCTTAAAATAACTGGTGAATTCTTCTTGGAAGTACTTGGAGATTTTGATCGATGATTAGTTTTAGCTGTCACATTCGGTGATcttgattctattttatttatgactgGTGGCAAAGGAGGAGGTGACTCACTAGGAGATCGTATTTTTATAGCTGCTTCTTCTCTTGTTAATGGCAATGCTGGCGAAGGTGATCTGCTAGATACTGGGGACTGAATAGTAGGTAAATGAGATATAGGTGATTTTGACTTAGACTTTTCTTGTATAGGACCAATAGTATTTTGTACTATTTTGGGCGGCTCATTTGGTAAAGCtatatccaatatattatcttctttcttttcaattttaattttcgtaggACTTATTACCTTTTTCCCAAGAGTTTCTCTAGCTTTTGCGGCTAATCCACTCTGCAAACGTTTCAAAGTAtgcaattctttaattttttcttcatcttctgcTTTGGGTTCATCATCTGCTATATCAGTTTCATCCTCACTCGAAGAACGCAGTCTAACTCTTGGAGTAATTGTTCGCAATTTTCTGGTTTTAGAATTTGACCGAGATTTCCGTTTGTTATCGTGGTTCTTCTTTTGAtctcgttttttattttcttctaatatgTGTCTGTATCGTTCTGGATTTTTTCTTACAGGAGAGTAGCTCAAGGTGGATCGTCTAGATCTACTTCTTGTTCTGCTGCGACTTCTACGACGTTCCCTAGATCTTTCCCGTCTATCCCTCTGTCTCCTAGGTGATCTTGATCTCCGTCGAGAATCAGATCTTCTACGTCTAGGAAGAGGTGACAATCTCCGCCGTGATCCATAACGATCATACCTCGATCGACTTCTACTTCTAGATATAGAATATCTGTTATATCTCCTCGGAGATCtcgagattcttcttcttcttggtgAAGGACTAATTCGTCGTGATCTTGAATATCTTCTAGGAGATCTTCCTCTATCAGCCTTACTTCTTGATGGTGATCTATGTCTTCTTGGTGGAGGACTTTTGTGTACAACTGGtgatttatcctttttttctggTACAActtttttaacaggagaatcttttcttttaatgggTGGAGTTTCATTTCGACCTTTTTCTTGCTTCTTTGGTGAACGATTTGATCGAGATTCTTTTGTTGTATTCTCTCCCtcatcgtttttatttttttcaacagcTTTGTCATGTTTCATAGATTTTTTCGGCCTCTCTGGagaactaaaaaaatattcaataaatttatatataatatataaaattactgtCTATGAAAACAATTGTATttcaaaactattaaattaccTATCTGATGAACTTTCAGATGACTGATGCTTCCTCTTGAtggctatttttttcttctagaaGAAGAACAATATGGATTATTATGTTAGACAAAATTATCTAGTGAACACCAATCATGCATATGTACTTGTCagtaggataaaaaaaaaaagaaattgtatttattcaaaaattttctggaGTCTGCTCATTCGCTCTAGTACAAATTCAATATGAATAAAGTGTTTTGGTCGGAAATGTGttcagaaaagaataaaattgagaaaataaaagttataagtTGAAATGTGAACATTATATATGCTTTAATATCAATCTCTTTGCATTGCACCTAGATCAGAGAACAAGCAGTCTCCTATTCGATACGTTCTCATAAATATGAAGGTGCTTGACACAAAATGAGTGAAAAGGCAACAACAAtcgcaaaattttatatgaatagaaaaattacaaaattattattacattgagTAGCGGCATATCTGGTACTCACTCAGGGAATATATCCTGTCAAATGGCGCTGATAATTACAAACAATACTGAGATTTACACTTTTGAAATAATGACTGTTAACTTGAAATcagataaaaatctttacaGAAACAAGCAATGAATCATGCTTATTCAAAGTTAGGCAGcaacacaaaatattttataaaatccaaTGTTCAATTAACAACTAAtaggagaaaaatatgaacGGAAATTAAATGTCACATGCTCCTGTTCCACGTGCTAaagtgtgtatgtatatatatatatattttttgtttttaaatatatatatatatatatttatatatatattatatatatataaataataaagttaaatatgtatatgtatagaaatagagagaaagatagaactTTTTCGTATTTGTTTCCTTAGCATCATTTTTCCTACCTCatgtttttcttttgtctCTGCTTtggctttcttcttcttctttttctttttcttcttcgattcagTTTCGGAagaactaaaaatataattaattattaaaaataataattaataattagaaatgatataaaagatttttaaaaatttaattacctgCTATCATCTGAAGCTTCACTAGAATCACTGTCAGAGGAACTAGCCTCAGTCTTCTTatgtttcttctccttttttttctttttagatttttctttctttttgctaGCCTTTGGAGATTCCGACCTAGGAAATTCATTCATAGTTATTCTAAATGTTTCactgaaaacaaatttaattttttcttttttttttttttattaataatatttagttttttaattcttgcaGTGGACGTCTTCCTGTCGACAAGTGCATACCTTGTGCTGACAATAAAGAAAGCTGTAGTACAATGTATCCGTGTGTGAAACAAATACTTTATTCTAATGATACAAGCTACCTGTTGCTCTcaatatattcgattaaaaagtaacaaatccggaaaaataataattgagaacgcgatgaaattttgacgaaatttttgtattaatctaTCTCAGCATCTGGATAaggttttcaattaaaaaaatagaatctaatttatactgatatatatgtatatatgtatatgtataggaAATGCAGtgtgtatttttttgaatacgtatcaataaaaaaaaaataaataaataaaaaaatagaaaaattatatatttttcaatttttcactgCAATCctaagtaaattaaataataaaaaatataaatacaacgaTACATATACAGGTGAATGTCACAATATCGGGCTATAGCTAACAAACCGACTACATAATCACTCATTTGAAAGATTTGGTTTTTTATAGAAGAttttgcgaatttttttttttgaataaatcagaaa containing:
- the LOC725959 gene encoding serine/arginine repetitive matrix protein 2 isoform X1; this encodes MYNGIGLQTPRGSGTNGHVQRNWAIIRKTKDKVTYKTDEGKLDQLNKQPNKEILDHVRKRKVEVKCAELADILEEQGFTSEEVTKKVESYRSMLMGTDTKPAISRDEFGRVNVRETHQIAEAQQEKNAKLREAFGISEFFVEGSSLDPERHAREAEARAAASKVYELVRTPSPAPDTTSAPEKKKRKRSASAIKKKKGKKHKKERSESPKASKKKEKSKKKKKEKKHKKTEASSSDSDSSEASDDSSSSETESKKKKKKKKKKAKAETKEKHEKKKIAIKRKHQSSESSSDSSPERPKKSMKHDKAVEKNKNDEGENTTKESRSNRSPKKQEKGRNETPPIKRKDSPVKKVVPEKKDKSPVVHKSPPPRRHRSPSRSKADRGRSPRRYSRSRRISPSPRRRRISRSPRRYNRYSISRSRSRSRYDRYGSRRRLSPLPRRRRSDSRRRSRSPRRQRDRRERSRERRRSRSRTRSRSRRSTLSYSPVRKNPERYRHILEENKKRDQKKNHDNKRKSRSNSKTRKLRTITPRVRLRSSSEDETDIADDEPKAEDEEKIKELHTLKRLQSGLAAKARETLGKKVISPTKIKIEKKEDNILDIALPNEPPKIVQNTIGPIQEKSKSKSPISHLPTIQSPVSSRSPSPALPLTREEAAIKIRSPSESPPPLPPVINKIESRSPNVTAKTNHRSKSPSTSKKNSPVILRKHSSQSKSSSHSPPVSISHKDTTIKLRSPSESPPPITNNKSKQKSVSPTASKKSSPVSRKHSPRDKSYSRSPSKSYTRSVSLEKRSSRSPRRHSRSISTDKKSRSVSRSKKSASPRHRSSTSPSRSKKSPKSPVRSKRLSRSRSSSESKRSLSRSPSRSKKSSSHSPEKSRSRTRSLSKGSRSRSLSKKSRSRSLSKKSRSRSLSKKSRSRSLSKKSRSRSRSLSRVSRDKEKRSHSRSSSRSSLSSRHSRRSFSSSSRSSSSVSSRSSRSTSSSSVSSRSRSPSIPRRHGSPSFLDRRRITSARKRPIPYHRPTPTPPSSPSSSDSSRHSNWSSPSHRSSCSPSRSPSYTR
- the LOC725959 gene encoding serine/arginine repetitive matrix protein 2 isoform X2, with product MIMSVTVTPLKPARGRGPADGRAFFETLWRGNFFLDRQKVMKRSRKRKLQTANGKKRAQLQMRQHCCCCQRIQLHLLAGRRSNMRSVVSVRETHQIAEAQQEKNAKLREAFGISEFFVEGSSLDPERHAREAEARAAASKVYELVRTPSPAPDTTSAPEKKKRKRSASAIKKKKGKKHKKERSESPKASKKKEKSKKKKKEKKHKKTEASSSDSDSSEASDDSSSSETESKKKKKKKKKKAKAETKEKHEKKKIAIKRKHQSSESSSDSSPERPKKSMKHDKAVEKNKNDEGENTTKESRSNRSPKKQEKGRNETPPIKRKDSPVKKVVPEKKDKSPVVHKSPPPRRHRSPSRSKADRGRSPRRYSRSRRISPSPRRRRISRSPRRYNRYSISRSRSRSRYDRYGSRRRLSPLPRRRRSDSRRRSRSPRRQRDRRERSRERRRSRSRTRSRSRRSTLSYSPVRKNPERYRHILEENKKRDQKKNHDNKRKSRSNSKTRKLRTITPRVRLRSSSEDETDIADDEPKAEDEEKIKELHTLKRLQSGLAAKARETLGKKVISPTKIKIEKKEDNILDIALPNEPPKIVQNTIGPIQEKSKSKSPISHLPTIQSPVSSRSPSPALPLTREEAAIKIRSPSESPPPLPPVINKIESRSPNVTAKTNHRSKSPSTSKKNSPVILRKHSSQSKSSSHSPPVSISHKDTTIKLRSPSESPPPITNNKSKQKSVSPTASKKSSPVSRKHSPRDKSYSRSPSKSYTRSVSLEKRSSRSPRRHSRSISTDKKSRSVSRSKKSASPRHRSSTSPSRSKKSPKSPVRSKRLSRSRSSSESKRSLSRSPSRSKKSSSHSPEKSRSRTRSLSKGSRSRSLSKKSRSRSLSKKSRSRSLSKKSRSRSLSKKSRSRSRSLSRVSRDKEKRSHSRSSSRSSLSSRHSRRSFSSSSRSSSSVSSRSSRSTSSSSVSSRSRSPSIPRRHGSPSFLDRRRITSARKRPIPYHRPTPTPPSSPSSSDSSRHSNWSSPSHRSSCSPSRSPSYTR
- the LOC725959 gene encoding serine/arginine repetitive matrix protein 2 isoform X3; the encoded protein is MYNGIGLQTPRGSGTNGHVQRNWAIIRKTKDKVTYKTDEGKLDQLNKQPNKEILDHVRKRKVEVKCAELADILEEQGFTSEEVTKKVESYRSMLMGTDTKPAISRDEFGRVNVRETHQIAEAQQEKNAKLREAFGISEFFVEGSSLDPERHAREAEARAAASKVYELVRTPSPAPDTTSAPEKKKRKRSASAIKKKKGKKHKKERSESPKASKKKEKSKKKKKEKKHKKTEASSSDSDSSEASDDSSSSETESKKKKKKKKKKAKAETKEKHEKKKIAIKRKHQSSESSSDSSPERPKKSMKHDKAVEKNKNDEGENTTKESRSNRSPKKQEKGRNETPPIKRKDSPVKKVVPEKKDKSPVVHKSPPPRRHRSPSRSKADRGRSPRRYSRSRRISPSPRRRRISRSPRRYNRYSISRSRSRSRYDRYGSRRRLSPLPRRRRSDSRRRSRSPRRQRDRRERSRERRRSRSRTRSRSRRSTLSYSPVRKNPERYRHILEENKKRDQKKNHDNKRKSRSNSKTRKLRTITPRVRLRSSSEDETDIADDEPKAEDEEKIKELHTLKRLQSGLAAKARETLGKKVISPTKIKIEKKEDNILDIALPNEPPKIVQNTIGPIQEKSKSKSPISHLPTIQSPVSSRSPSPALPLTREEAAIKIRSPSESPPPLPPVINKIESRSPNVTAKTNHRSKSPSTSKKNSPVILRKHSSQSKSSSHSPPVSISHKDTTIKLRSPSESPPPITNNKSKQKSVSPTASKKSSPVSRKHSPRDKSYSRSPSKSYTRSVSLEKRSSRSPRRHSRSISTDKKSRSVSRSKKSASPRHRSSTSPSRSKKSPKSPVRSKRLSRSRSSSESKRSLSRSPSRSKKSSSHSPEKSRSRTRSLSKGSRSRSLSKKSRSRSLSKKSRSRSLSKKSRSRSLSKKSRSRSRSLSRVSRDKEKRSHSRSSSRSSLSSRHSRRSFSSSSRSSSSVSSRSSRSTSSSSVSSRSRSPSIPRRHGSPSFLDRRRITRDRSRDRHRR
- the LOC725959 gene encoding serine/arginine repetitive matrix protein 2 isoform X5; this translates as MTVKISTRVRETHQIAEAQQEKNAKLREAFGISEFFVEGSSLDPERHAREAEARAAASKVYELVRTPSPAPDTTSAPEKKKRKRSASAIKKKKGKKHKKERSESPKASKKKEKSKKKKKEKKHKKTEASSSDSDSSEASDDSSSSETESKKKKKKKKKKAKAETKEKHEKKKIAIKRKHQSSESSSDSSPERPKKSMKHDKAVEKNKNDEGENTTKESRSNRSPKKQEKGRNETPPIKRKDSPVKKVVPEKKDKSPVVHKSPPPRRHRSPSRSKADRGRSPRRYSRSRRISPSPRRRRISRSPRRYNRYSISRSRSRSRYDRYGSRRRLSPLPRRRRSDSRRRSRSPRRQRDRRERSRERRRSRSRTRSRSRRSTLSYSPVRKNPERYRHILEENKKRDQKKNHDNKRKSRSNSKTRKLRTITPRVRLRSSSEDETDIADDEPKAEDEEKIKELHTLKRLQSGLAAKARETLGKKVISPTKIKIEKKEDNILDIALPNEPPKIVQNTIGPIQEKSKSKSPISHLPTIQSPVSSRSPSPALPLTREEAAIKIRSPSESPPPLPPVINKIESRSPNVTAKTNHRSKSPSTSKKNSPVILRKHSSQSKSSSHSPPVSISHKDTTIKLRSPSESPPPITNNKSKQKSVSPTASKKSSPVSRKHSPRDKSYSRSPSKSYTRSVSLEKRSSRSPRRHSRSISTDKKSRSVSRSKKSASPRHRSSTSPSRSKKSPKSPVRSKRLSRSRSSSESKRSLSRSPSRSKKSSSHSPEKSRSRTRSLSKGSRSRSLSKKSRSRSLSKKSRSRSLSKKSRSRSLSKKSRSRSRSLSRVSRDKEKRSHSRSSSRSSLSSRHSRRSFSSSSRSSSSVSSRSSRSTSSSSVSSRSRSPSIPRRHGSPSFLDRRRITSARKRPIPYHRPTPTPPSSPSSSDSSRHSNWSSPSHRSSCSPSRSPSYTR
- the LOC725959 gene encoding serine/arginine repetitive matrix protein 1 isoform X6, with product MNEFPRSESPKASKKKEKSKKKKKEKKHKKTEASSSDSDSSEASDDSSSSETESKKKKKKKKKKAKAETKEKHEKKKIAIKRKHQSSESSSDSSPERPKKSMKHDKAVEKNKNDEGENTTKESRSNRSPKKQEKGRNETPPIKRKDSPVKKVVPEKKDKSPVVHKSPPPRRHRSPSRSKADRGRSPRRYSRSRRISPSPRRRRISRSPRRYNRYSISRSRSRSRYDRYGSRRRLSPLPRRRRSDSRRRSRSPRRQRDRRERSRERRRSRSRTRSRSRRSTLSYSPVRKNPERYRHILEENKKRDQKKNHDNKRKSRSNSKTRKLRTITPRVRLRSSSEDETDIADDEPKAEDEEKIKELHTLKRLQSGLAAKARETLGKKVISPTKIKIEKKEDNILDIALPNEPPKIVQNTIGPIQEKSKSKSPISHLPTIQSPVSSRSPSPALPLTREEAAIKIRSPSESPPPLPPVINKIESRSPNVTAKTNHRSKSPSTSKKNSPVILRKHSSQSKSSSHSPPVSISHKDTTIKLRSPSESPPPITNNKSKQKSVSPTASKKSSPVSRKHSPRDKSYSRSPSKSYTRSVSLEKRSSRSPRRHSRSISTDKKSRSVSRSKKSASPRHRSSTSPSRSKKSPKSPVRSKRLSRSRSSSESKRSLSRSPSRSKKSSSHSPEKSRSRTRSLSKGSRSRSLSKKSRSRSLSKKSRSRSLSKKSRSRSLSKKSRSRSRSLSRVSRDKEKRSHSRSSSRSSLSSRHSRRSFSSSSRSSSSVSSRSSRSTSSSSVSSRSRSPSIPRRHGSPSFLDRRRITSARKRPIPYHRPTPTPPSSPSSSDSSRHSNWSSPSHRSSCSPSRSPSYTR
- the LOC725959 gene encoding serine/arginine repetitive matrix protein 2 isoform X4 gives rise to the protein MYNGIGLQTPRGSGTNGHVQRNWAIIRKTKDKVTYKTDEGKLDQLNKQPNKEILDHVRKRKVEVKCAELADILEEQGFTSEEVTKKVESYRSMLMGTDTKPAISRDEFGRVNVRETHQIAEAQQEKNAKLREAFGISEFFVEGSSLDPERHAREAEARAAASKVYELVRTPSPAPDTTSAPEKKKRKRSASAIKKKKGKKHKKERSESPKASKKKEKSKKKKKEKKHKKTEASSSDSDSSEASDDSSSSETESKKKKKKKKKKAKAETKEKHEKKKIAIKRKHQSSESSSDSSPERPKKSMKHDKAVEKNKNDEGENTTKESRSNRSPKKQEKGRNETPPIKRKDSPVKKVVPEKKDKSPVVHKSPPPRRHRSPSRSKADRGRSPRRYSRSRRISPSPRRRRISRSPRRYNRYSISRSRSRSRYDRYGSRRRLSPLPRRRRSDSRRRSRSPRRQRDRRERSRERRRSRSRTRSRSRRSTLSYSPVRKNPERYRHILEENKKRDQKKNHDNKRKSRSNSKTRKLRTITPRVRLRSSSEDETDIADDEPKAEDEEKIKELHTLKRLQSGLAAKARETLGKKVISPTKIKIEKKEDNILDIALPNEPPKIVQNTIGPIQEKSKSKSPISHLPTIQSPVSSRSPSPALPLTREEAAIKIRSPSESPPPLPPVINKIESRSPNVTAKTNHRSKSPSTSKKNSPVILRKHSSQSKSSSHSPPVSISHKDTTIKLRSPSESPPPITNNKSKQKSVSPTASKKSSPVSRKHSPRDKSYSRSPSKSYTRSVSLEKRSSRSPRRHSRSISTDKKSRSVSRSKKSASPRHRSSTSPSRSKKSPKSPVRSKRLSRSRSSSESKRSLSRSPSRSKKSSSHSPEKSRSRTRSLSKGSRSRSLSKKSRSRSLSKKSRSRSLSKKSRSRSLSKKSRSRSRSLSRVSRDKEKRSHSRSSSRSSLSSRHSRRSFSSSSRSSSSVSSRSSRSTSSSSVSSRSRSPSIPRRHGSPSFLDRRRITSC